The genomic DNA agctcaaattcaagaaaatttttggagcagccaagtcaaacagaaagatggttgataagtctaaatttaaatatttcaagtgtggcttggcatgTCATTTCGCtaatgaatgcagaaagtctgattctggtaaaaagaagtttgagtctgttaattataaacagaaatattttgagttgctcaaataaaaggaaagggctttcatcacacaagaaaTGATTGGGCTGCAGTTGAattagaagaggatgaagatacaagttatgtcaatctagcacttatggccaaatcagatgaaacaaaAGTCAGTTCATCCAGCAATTAGGTAAgcaccactaacctagcacatttatctaaagctgagtgtcatttgtgacatgctctctgataaagtggTACCTGATATCAATATATTTTGTTCTTGAGAGCTGAACCGGGGTCTTGGAGATTGATATGCCACCGGTATTGTCGcagaatattggaatctttgACATCAACAGACCATAATTCCGtagttggttcctcatccacaagatttgagcacaacaactttcagCAGCTATGTATCCAGCTTCAtcagttgatgtggatactgagtgctgcttcttgctataccaggataccaaccttcttccaagaaactgacagcttcttGAAGTACTTTTTCGATCAATCTTACAATCTGTAAAATTTGAATTTGTATAGCCAACAAGGTCAAAACCTGTATCTTTAGGGTATCAAATACCAAGATTTAGagttcccttaagatacctaAAAATCCGTTTAACAGATATAAGATGAGACTCTTTATGGTCATCTTAAAATCTGGtacataagcatgttgcaaacataatacCTAGCCTACTTGCTGTAAGGTATAATAATGAGCCTATCATAtctctgtagcttgtgatgtcaacctTCTTACCggttttgtcctgatcaagcttagaGGCTATTGGCATTGGAGTCTTTGCCAAAGTTGAATATTCCAGattgtacttcttgagaagttcttTGATGTACTcggattgacaaatgaatatacCATCTTTCCTTGACTCCTTtataatccaagaaagtagttcaactctctcatcatgctcatttcatttactttgcattagcttagaaaatctcttgtaagatcatcattagtagccaaatataatgtcatcaacatatacttgaactaatatcatattagttttatgcattttatgaaacaACATTTTATCTACAAGACCTCTAGTACAACCATTTTCAAGTAGAAATTccgagagagtgtcataccatgtccttgatgcTTATTTGAGTccatagagagctttgaatagaaacactactagaaaaaatAGAATAAACATCAGGGTTTTAACATCGTTTAAAGTTACCCACCGATGTAAAAAGTATTTTTTATATCGCTTTTCACATAACCGATGTCTAACATTTATTTGGACATCAATTTTTCCTTCAACCGATGTCTTAAGCTTCCCTTAAAAAAATCCCGCCCCTTACTTCCCCCTCATATTGAACCAAAATTTTACCCCGCCTTAACCAAAATTCATCCGCCGCCTTTAACCAAAATGACGAAAACATAaacttaaaaattaaaacataaactcactaaaaataaaaaatataaaaatataaaactaaaCACACACACGACTAATCAAACACTTCCTCTCACTTGTCGAACACGTTCCCCTGAAGAAACCTAGCGTTATTCAATCCCTTCAATTAGTATTGTTCTTACTTGTCTCAATCGCTAAATTAGCTCATCATCGTGTATTGCTCCTTTGTGCTCATCGTATGTTGCTCATCTGTGATGTTCTTGCGGTACCGTGCCTGTATCATCTCCTCGATTTTTGTTGTGTGCTGCTCTTCTATGTTCAAGTAGTTAGATTGTTTATCTTTTTCAATTTTTAATCTTTTAGCATCTCTTAGGAATTGTTGGTAAGCTTATTCTATACTTATGTTTTATTATTTTCGATGAAACcctaatattttaaattttggggattttataaatatattaatactCTTCTTTTTGCAGGTCCCTAAGAGATGATGCAACATTAATACAACCGAGGAATTATGAGTATCCAATATGACTTGGATCTCGTAGTGAACCACTTTCTTGACTAAATTTGAGCTAATTTTTTCAAGGTGTCGGAATAAATCAACTTTAAGGGCCTCTTCTGGTAAATTTTTGGGAATTTGAGTGACTTAGAAATACTACAAGACTTTTAATGATTATGTATTTAACCATCATTTTTCCAGTGTTTTCATATCGCAGTCTATTATTTATTTTGAATTCTTGTGTTCTGGTGTTATTGTTGTGGGTATGTTATTGCCTTTTTTTACCTGCTTTGTAGTGTTAAATTATGTTGAATGATAGGTCCTTTGATGATGGATATAGTATATGTTTGtatttttttgtttatttatataaatttgtGGAAAAGTGTGTCATtttatcctcttcttctcttatttGTTTAAGCAGGTATCTAAATTTTATGGTTTTATTTTTAAGAAGTTTCTACACATATAATGATACTGAGTTTGGCTTTGTTCTACGGATATAATCAGATTATTATATTATCTCATCTTAGATTCTTCGGACACAAGATATTGAACCTTAATTGTTTTAAAGAGTTGAAAGGTTTACCCGGACTCATCATTTTTGTAACTTAAGAGATGTGTGCATGGTATATACTCTACTTTGACTTTTAAGTTGTTGAAAAATGCTAAATTTTTTCACATTGTAGATACCCAATTAGAGTGAAGAGTACAATGTTGTTGTTGACCAATGAAAGAGGTTATTTAAAGGGCTCATCATTAAGAAGAATTGTGCTCCTTTGTCGCCGAATCTTTCATAGGGTTCTAAGGTGGAGAGAAAGAATTGAGGGAGGCCGAAAGAGACTGGAAGGAAGCAGAGATTAGCGTCTCTCGGTAACTCGTGTTCTCGAATTGTGCTTACTGTTCTTATTGTATTTGATGTTTTCTTTTGGAATATGTAATTTAATAATGGGGATGGCTTATAGTAGATGTTATTTACGGGTAAAATTGTTAGTTATTTGCTCCTATAAAATGGTCTAGCTATACGTATTTATTGTAATTTTTAGTATTTTGATTGGCATAATTTTGGGTATTTTGCTATGTTTAGTGTTTTGATTGGAATAATTTGGGTGTTTTGTTATTTTTAGTGTTTTGATTGGGTGTAATTTTTAATTTATGGGTGTATTAATTTTAGGTGTCAAGAAGATTTTCTGATAATCTGTAATTCTGATTGGACCAGTGCTATTCATGCATTAATATAAGTTCCTTGGTTTTGTTATTCTCTACTACAGGATATTGTATCAAAGATTTTACTCTTTGCACAACAGAGACTACGAGCTCTATGCATCATGTCTGCACATGGCACGATTTCTGCCATGACTCTAACCCATCCTGAATCATCTCTCGGTCACATATGAGGTAAAACTGCAAAATACATGTTCTTTAATTGTATTTTACGAAGAAGAAAGTTTTTCTCTTTATTAGGTGAAATAGTAAATAGCTTTGAACTTTTAGTTTTTAATATCCTTTGAAACGACAACAATCCAAATCCTTTGGAGAGTAATTTGACATCGTTCATCTTGGAAATCCTTTTTAAGATATACTCTGAATTGTACCATTTTTGAGCAAAAGGTGAAAAATATGTATTATTTCCAAAGTGAAAGTCATTTGATATAGAAGTCGTTCTGCATAAAGCTTAGAATTCTATTTGACTCCGTGGCTCCCTTTTGACAAGTTGCTTATTCACTTCAGGAATATAATATCAATGTAATGATGGCTGCATGTTATACATCTCGTTCTGGAGCTGTTGAGCAGCTACACACCCATGCTCGTAGGCTCTTGATATACTTAGTTTGTAAATTAGTTTCCTACTTTCTTTTTCATTTTTTGGTAAATAGCTTATATCTGGTCCTTTTTGTTTGTGAAGCACTTGGTAGGAATGATGATGTGGATCAACTATCAAAACTCAATCAGGTTAGTTGATTTAAAGCTAGGATTTTGACTGATTAATTTACTAATACACCATGTTTATGTAATTTTCCTTTCATGTGTTAATTACAGAGATGCCATCCAAGAGATTAGAAAAGGAGAAAATGGTGAAagttttttcaaaaaaattaagcATCAAGCCAAATCGAATTTGTGTGGAGCCGAGTTCTTACACTACAAGAAACAGAGATCACACTTTTAACAACGGTCCTAAATGCCACCGATTTTAACATGTTTTTTAACATCGCCTGGTTTTTAAGCGATATTAAAGGGTTTATAGacatcatttaaaaatctaaccGTTGTCTAATCTTTAATttcaaaaatgaaaaaaaaatgttGGCAACAGTTTAGACAATGATTGTTGTCTAATCtcaaattttattaaattaaaaaaatggcAGCTCTATCACCTCTATTATTACATtaattctccccccttaaccaaaatTCTAATTTTCCCAAATTATTTTCCCCCCTTTTCCCCGATTCTTCCCCCCGGTTGTCACTCATACCCGTCTCTCTATcactgctctctctctctctctgtcacCTCTCTCTCCGCTCTCTCTCACAATCTTCAATCTTGGACAAAAACCCCCTTTCTAATAAGAAATGAACCCTAATTGAAATGAAATACAAACGAAGAAAGATTTTTCAACCCATCTTAAGATTCTAGGTCAGCTTTCAATAAGTAAGATTGTGTACTGTTTCTTCATACTTTCTTTAGTGTATTTTCATATTTTAAGATTCTTGGTTTGGGTTTTCGTTTTTTGATTTTGGTTTCTGCAGATCTGAAATTTATTGGGCTGGGAGTTTGTTTTTGATTTGATTTTAGTTTCTTCTTATCGTACGTACATTAACATATCATGCTTATCTTTCTAATTTTTCTTCTTATCGTTTGGTGATTAATAAAATTGTCTATTTTTGTTAATATTGTGTACAGGATTTGGAAGAATAGGTCGTTTGGTTGCAAGGGTGATTCTGCAGAGTGATGATGTCGAACTCGTCGCTGTTAATGACCCCTTTATCACCACTGATTACATGGTTATTCATTTTCATAGCCTTTACTTAAATGCCAATTTTTTCTTCAAGATGCTGTATTTTGGTCATTTTTTTCGTATATGCTTTATGACACCCGTGTGTTTACTGTGACTCTATTTACATGTGATGGCAGACCTATATGTGCAAGTATGATACTGTTCATGGCATCTGGAAAAATAATGAAATCACCTTTAAAGATGAAAAAAACTCTTTTATTTGGTGACAAACGCGTCTCGGTCTTTGGCATGAGGTACTTATCTATCCATTAATGTTGCCTTAATCTTCATTGTAAAGTCTTATTTTCAGGCTTTGCTTAGTTCAATTTGAAACGTAAAATTGAAGGAATCCGGAGGAGATCCCATGGGGCATGGCTGGAGCAGACTATGTTGTCGAGTCCACTGGGGTTTTTACTGACAAGGATAAAGTTGCTGCTCATATGAAGGTTTTGCATATTATCCTCTTTGTACTACTAACTGCCTCCCCCCTTGATTTTCTTGTGTATAAATATACACAAATGTTTAAATGTTTGTGTAACTATATTATTTTGGAGGTTTGAATTTTCTTGGGTTGTATGTAATTTTGTTGCTGAGCACATAAAACTCATGTAGGGATAGCTACCAAGGTAGTTTTACAGTCTAAAGTTTGTGGTTGAAATGAACAATTAAGTAGGATATTTCATCTCTAACTATCTGCTGCTTCAAAGGTCGTATGGGTGTTATGTGTTTAGTTTTGATAGTTTGTCTACTATCCTAAGTATTTAGTACATCAGCATAGTTTTTCAAATTTTTCTTATTGCTATACAGTGGCTGAAACATTACTGGTACTCTGTAACTGGTGGAATTTGATAATTGTATATTGATATGATCGGGTATAGAAAGTATGTTGTATATGCAGAAATCCATGTCTCTGTGTGGACTGTGGACAGTTGTTTGTTGTTAACACAATGTAAGTCATCTTTCTAAAATCATATGCCAAAAGCCTAATAGAATGTCCTAGAATGTTGCACCATAAGCAGTTAATATGGGGGGGGGGGATATACTGAGAAATTGTCAAATTATTGTTTGCATCTTACAGGCATAATGTAGCTGAATTCTAAAAAACTTAAAATTCCCTTGCGGTTAATGTTAACTAATATTAAGATACATTAACCCCTTTGCTTATGTTCATAATAGGAGAACACCCATGCTTGCTATCCAAATTATCTCGCGGTCATCATAATTGAGAGTCTATTTTCTTCCATTGGCAGGGACACGTGCTTCTCTTTTCGTTTCTTTTGCTGGTCTCAGGACATACTTGGTTGTTGCATGTAACATAATGCTTGAGGGTATGCTATTATCTATTTTTGCATACAAACCTACCCGAGAACTGTCAAAAAATATTTTTAGCAAAACAAATTTGTCGTACCAGTTGCATCTTTTTATTATCCTAATGTTCATTGACACATTAAATCTGATTCTAAATTGCAGGCTAAGCTTCTTATGAGAATTCATCCTAAAAATTTAACAGCTCTTGTCGGCTACTGCAAGGAAAAACAACTTGGGAATTATCTACGAAGACATGGCAAATAGAGATCTAAAAAGATATCTAGCAGGTACATGATATGCTTGAATCATCACGTATAAATTTTACCTCAAGTACAATAAAGAAGTTTGGAAACATGGACAATAATAACCTAAGAAATAGACGAGATTGGATAAAATTGTAAAGCAGACCGAGTGAGACTATGCATGACTCACCTGGTTCATATTATACCAGATAATTGTGAATTAAATAGAATATAATCTTTATTAGTAAGGTTTACTTTTTAGCTTGTGATAACCTACACTTGTATACAGGCAGAACTTCCTATATTCTGAGTTGGGAACAGAGAATTTGGATTGCAATTGATGTTGCAGAAGGTTAGAGGATAAGTTGATATTATCCACCCTCTCAGATGTGgattttcattttaaaatatatttgtaCGCATTATTACAAAAATGTTGACACCAGTGCATAAACTATCACAGGCTTTGAGTATTTGCATCATGACTGCAAGCGACCAATAATCCAGAGAGATGTAAAATCAATGAATATATTACTCACAGAGAATTTTCAAGGTAAACTTTCAGATTTTGGCTTTTTCAGAGTTATCCCATTCGAAGCTGCTAGTCACATAACCACGGAAGTTGCTGGAACTCCTGGCCACCTTGATCCTGAGTACGTattaactatatatatatatatatatatatatcttcctAATCCTAGCGCCTTAATATTTTCAAAGACTATGCATGCACTAATGTGACAAAGCTAAGTCTTATTGGATGTATCAGCTCAATCAGTAGCATGTAAACTTTACCTTGTTTCCGGCTCGCAGGTATTACAGATCAAATCGATTGACTGAGAAAAGTGATGTATATAGTTTTGGAATTGTCCTCCTAAATGTTCGAGGATAAGGGACAATGTTGATGTTAGTTATGTCTGGAAAGATGTAGAAATAGAATTTTTGTGTGTAACATAATGTAGATGTTTGTATTTTGGTGGATGTTTGGATGTAAACTGGTGCTAATATATTGGATGTTTGGATGTTAAAGAACTGGTGGTATAGGATGTTAAAAAACTGGTGGTATTAGATGTTGATGAAAATAGAATTGGCTATTGTGATATAGTTTTGGTTTATTTTGGTTTATATGTATGCAAGAACATGGTTCATATACCAAAACTAACAACAGATGCAAAATATACAAATAACTGATGTTCTCAGGAGGTTTGACATCAGCTTATTACATAGCAACTGTCGTCTCCTATGAACAAAACATCAGTTTAGTTTAAGATGATCGATGTTAAATTACATCTTTAACGACAGTTCAAAAATGATCTTAAATACAAGTTTACATTACTGATGTCTAATATTATTATATACATCAGTTCATAAAATAACCGATGTTAAAAGTACTTATTTACAACGTTCTAATTTTCTACTTTTCATAAATGTTGTTTTTGTCTTTTTTTTTCTTTGTGTCATATGCTCAAATTGATAGAaattaaaagataaattattATTGTACTCGTGATCATGTAATTAAATGTAATATATTAGAAAAAAGACATCGGTTTCTAAATTAGAACTGTTGTCTAGGTGTATCTTAAACATCGGTTgtaaaccgatgtctaaaaaaTGAACTTTTCTCTACATATGCAAAGACATCGCTTTTAAAAAGTTTTAAAATCAGTTTATAACTGATGTCTTTTGACCTGTTTCTTGTAGTGTTTAGAAATGTTCAGAGATGTTCTGTAGGATTGGTATTTTGATTGTAGTAGACTTTAGAATTTTGATGTTGCTTTTGTACATGATGGTATTTTGATTAGactttataatttttttgttgGTTTGTTAGTTTCATTGTTGTAGGAGACATACTGGGTTATTAATG from Apium graveolens cultivar Ventura chromosome 5, ASM990537v1, whole genome shotgun sequence includes the following:
- the LOC141724222 gene encoding glyceraldehyde-3-phosphate dehydrogenase GAPC1, cytosolic-like isoform X2 is translated as MLHLVGMMMWINYQNSIRDAIQEIRKGENGFGRIGRLVARVILQSDDVELVAVNDPFITTDYMTYMCKYDTVHGIWKNNEITFKDEKNSFIW
- the LOC141724222 gene encoding putative LRR receptor-like serine/threonine-protein kinase At4g20450 isoform X1 — protein: MANRDLKRYLAGRTSYILSWEQRIWIAIDVAEGFEYLHHDCKRPIIQRDVKSMNILLTENFQGKLSDFGFFRVIPFEAASHITTEVAGTPGHLDPEYYRSNRLTEKSDVYSFGIVLLNVRG